A genomic stretch from Aerococcaceae bacterium zg-1292 includes:
- the rapZ gene encoding RNase adapter RapZ — MSDALELVIITGMSGAGKTVAVQSFEDLGYYCVDNMPPSLLPTFWELIKESGKITKIALVIDLRSRAFFDELTQVISKMDNTQMITSKILFLEADDQVLVSRYKETRRNHPLAVQGRVSEGIRLEREMLRDLRGRAQIIINTSDISPRQLREQLMQTFAADNQSTFHVQVVSFGFKYGAPIDVDVMMDVRFLPNPHYIEELRPKTGLDAQVYDYVMKQPETQAFYTKFIDLIEYCLPGYKKEGKSSVVIGIGCTGGQHRSIALAERVGNHLKNSGYDTTISHRDRYKKKESVVRS; from the coding sequence ATGTCAGATGCGCTAGAATTAGTCATTATTACTGGGATGAGCGGCGCAGGAAAAACTGTCGCTGTACAAAGCTTTGAAGATTTGGGCTACTATTGTGTGGATAATATGCCACCTAGTTTATTGCCGACATTTTGGGAATTGATTAAAGAATCAGGGAAAATAACAAAAATTGCATTAGTTATTGATTTACGTTCACGTGCATTTTTTGATGAATTAACACAAGTCATTTCAAAGATGGACAATACACAAATGATTACGTCCAAAATTCTATTTTTAGAAGCAGACGATCAAGTGTTAGTTTCGCGTTATAAAGAAACACGGCGTAATCACCCATTAGCTGTTCAAGGTCGTGTCAGTGAGGGGATTCGTTTAGAGCGAGAAATGTTACGTGATTTACGTGGTCGTGCACAAATTATTATCAATACAAGTGATATTTCACCGCGGCAGTTGCGTGAACAATTAATGCAAACCTTTGCGGCAGATAACCAGTCAACATTCCATGTACAAGTGGTATCGTTTGGATTTAAATATGGCGCTCCGATTGATGTAGATGTGATGATGGATGTGCGCTTTTTACCTAATCCGCATTATATTGAAGAATTGCGGCCGAAAACTGGTTTGGATGCGCAAGTGTATGATTATGTGATGAAACAACCGGAAACACAAGCGTTTTACACGAAATTTATTGATTTAATCGAATATTGTTTACCAGGATATAAAAAAGAAGGGAAATCTAGTGTTGTCATTGGCATTGGTTGTACTGGTGGACAACATCGTTCCATCGCATTAGCTGAACGAGTGGGAAATCATTTAAAAAATAGTGGCTATGACACCACGATTTCTCATCGCGATCGCTATAAAAAGAAAGAAAGTGTTGTTCGCTCATGA
- a CDS encoding ABC-F family ATP-binding cassette domain-containing protein, which yields MILLQANDIARRFADETLYEDVSFNIQTRDRIALVGRNGTGKSTLLKQIMGEEPLSSGTISKAKGLRIGYLEQHVAIHSNKTIWEEMLSTFSDTLQLRDQAQIAAEQLAHLADDPHTSAYQTALAQYDRLQEALTEKNAYAIESEIRTVLHGFQFYEEDYQTPVQSLSGGQKTRLALAQILLMDYDLLILDEPTNHLDMQTLTWLETYLVGYKGALLIVSHDRYFLDKVANQVIELRQNTLHLYKGNYSYYILEKEMRLEQAWKEYQKQQVTIAKLEDFIQKNIVRASTTKRAQSRRKQLEKITRLEKPQQDQKAPRIQFVTAKESGEQVLQVNQLAVGYHQNIIAENLDLHVTKQDAIAIVGPNGVGKSTFLKTIIGELKPFHGALSIGTGVSIGYYSQNVNQLNPNLSVLETLWRAHDTTDEWIIRSILGSFLFSGDSVDKKVSMLSGGEKARLTLALLAAEHDNTLILDEPTNHLDIDSKEVLEQALIEFDGTLIFVSHDRYFINRVATKVLEITPTGSQLYLGDYDYYLAKKEELELLAQTKLADTSAAKVTDAPVGQAQMSYEESKQQKRELRRLSQLVDSLYEKVEKLETEINNIHTAMAAASLENDQAELMSLNTALTDLEVAYEDSLNQWEAASIELDEFTQDM from the coding sequence ATGATTTTACTACAAGCTAACGACATCGCTCGTCGTTTTGCGGATGAGACCTTGTATGAAGATGTTTCATTTAATATTCAAACAAGAGACCGTATTGCTTTAGTCGGAAGAAACGGGACTGGAAAATCAACATTATTAAAGCAAATTATGGGCGAAGAACCCTTATCTTCCGGTACCATCTCAAAAGCAAAAGGTTTAAGAATTGGATATTTGGAACAACATGTGGCGATTCATTCAAACAAAACAATATGGGAAGAAATGCTTTCCACATTTTCAGACACCTTACAACTACGTGACCAAGCGCAAATTGCTGCTGAACAATTAGCTCACTTAGCAGATGACCCTCATACATCTGCTTATCAAACTGCCTTAGCTCAGTATGACCGTTTACAAGAAGCCTTAACTGAAAAAAATGCTTATGCAATCGAGTCTGAGATTCGTACTGTACTACACGGTTTTCAATTTTATGAAGAGGATTATCAAACACCCGTTCAATCATTATCCGGCGGGCAAAAAACACGTCTAGCTTTAGCACAAATATTATTGATGGATTACGATTTACTCATCCTTGATGAACCAACGAACCATTTGGATATGCAAACACTCACTTGGTTAGAGACATACCTTGTTGGCTATAAAGGCGCACTACTTATCGTTTCACATGACCGTTACTTTTTAGATAAAGTAGCTAATCAAGTCATTGAACTGCGCCAGAACACATTGCATCTCTATAAAGGCAATTATTCATATTATATTCTTGAAAAAGAAATGCGCTTAGAACAAGCATGGAAAGAATATCAAAAGCAACAAGTCACTATTGCTAAACTCGAAGATTTTATTCAAAAAAATATTGTCCGTGCTTCAACGACCAAACGAGCCCAAAGCCGTCGCAAGCAATTAGAAAAGATTACACGTCTTGAAAAACCGCAACAAGATCAAAAAGCACCACGCATTCAATTTGTTACTGCTAAAGAAAGTGGCGAACAAGTTTTACAAGTCAATCAACTGGCTGTCGGTTATCACCAAAATATCATTGCTGAAAATCTTGACCTCCACGTGACTAAGCAAGATGCGATTGCGATTGTCGGTCCAAATGGTGTCGGGAAATCAACTTTTCTTAAAACAATTATTGGGGAATTGAAGCCGTTTCATGGTGCATTATCCATCGGCACCGGCGTGTCCATTGGTTACTATTCACAAAATGTCAATCAACTAAATCCGAATTTATCGGTATTAGAAACATTATGGCGAGCACATGACACAACAGATGAATGGATTATCCGTAGTATTTTAGGTAGCTTTTTATTTAGCGGTGACAGTGTGGATAAAAAAGTATCGATGCTCAGTGGTGGCGAAAAAGCTCGCTTAACACTGGCATTGCTCGCCGCAGAACATGATAATACACTTATTCTAGATGAACCGACGAACCACTTAGATATTGACAGCAAAGAAGTTCTTGAGCAAGCTCTGATTGAATTTGATGGGACGCTTATCTTCGTTTCGCACGACCGGTATTTCATCAACCGTGTGGCGACAAAAGTATTAGAAATCACACCGACCGGCTCACAATTGTATCTTGGTGATTATGACTATTATTTAGCAAAGAAAGAAGAACTAGAATTACTAGCGCAAACCAAATTAGCGGACACATCAGCAGCCAAAGTCACTGATGCACCAGTTGGCCAAGCGCAAATGTCCTATGAAGAATCGAAACAGCAAAAGCGCGAATTACGTCGCTTATCACAATTAGTGGATTCACTTTACGAAAAAGTGGAGAAGCTCGAAACAGAAATTAACAACATTCATACAGCGATGGCTGCGGCCTCGTTGGAAAATGACCAAGCTGAACTGATGTCACTGAACACAGCGTTAACTGACCTCGAAGTTGCCTATGAAGATTCGTTGAATCAGTGGGAAGCTGCTAGTATTGAGTTGGATGAGTTTACTCAAGATATGTAG
- a CDS encoding ROK family protein: MKVYLVIDVGGTYIKFAKMTEAGRIIDSGKVVTPKDSLELFWQLIDGIIDAHRGDIAGVAFSIPGKVDTKEGTVYFGGSLPYLHGEKIAEKVSEKYGLKCAIQNDAKAAALAELWQGSLKNVKDAAVIVLGTGVGGGIILDGKIRYGSHFQAGEFSLSILDASKDGADKITGLIGSAVEMVRRVNRTLGNEDEMDGVLAFEGIKQKHPEAVKIFEQYCLNIAYLIVNIQSYYDLEVYAIGGGISAQNILVEEIQRQYQTFLDSAPLLKMNFPKIEIKQAHFANDANLYGALYTLLEEIL, from the coding sequence ATGAAAGTGTATTTAGTCATTGATGTTGGGGGCACTTATATTAAATTTGCAAAAATGACCGAAGCTGGTCGCATTATAGATTCGGGTAAAGTAGTGACCCCAAAAGATTCGTTGGAACTATTTTGGCAATTAATTGATGGAATTATTGATGCGCATCGTGGTGATATTGCAGGTGTTGCCTTTAGTATACCTGGTAAAGTAGATACCAAAGAGGGCACTGTTTATTTTGGTGGCTCATTACCATATTTGCATGGCGAGAAAATTGCAGAGAAAGTATCTGAAAAATATGGTTTGAAATGTGCCATTCAAAATGATGCGAAGGCCGCGGCGCTGGCAGAATTGTGGCAAGGCAGCTTGAAAAATGTGAAAGATGCTGCAGTAATTGTGTTAGGTACAGGTGTGGGAGGCGGCATTATACTAGATGGTAAAATTCGCTATGGTTCTCATTTTCAGGCGGGAGAATTTAGTTTATCTATTTTAGATGCTTCTAAAGATGGCGCAGACAAAATAACGGGTCTTATCGGCTCAGCTGTTGAAATGGTGCGTCGCGTGAATCGGACGTTAGGTAATGAGGATGAAATGGATGGTGTACTAGCATTTGAAGGTATCAAGCAAAAACATCCAGAAGCCGTGAAAATTTTTGAGCAGTATTGTTTAAATATCGCGTATTTAATTGTGAATATTCAGTCTTATTATGATTTAGAAGTTTATGCTATTGGTGGTGGTATTAGCGCGCAGAATATATTGGTTGAGGAGATTCAGCGCCAGTACCAAACATTTTTAGACAGTGCGCCATTATTGAAGATGAATTTTCCGAAAATTGAGATTAAACAAGCACACTTTGCTAATGATGCGAATCTCTATGGTGCACTATACACATTGTTGGAAGAAATATTGTGA
- the fba gene encoding class II fructose-1,6-bisphosphate aldolase gives MTRLVSMTEMLNKAKEGKYAVGQFNINNLEWTQAILKAAVENNSPVILGVSEGAGKYMGGPVAVAGMVNGLLESMDVKVPVALHLDHGSSVESCKAYIDAGFSSVMYDHSHFPIDENIESTKEVVAYAHAAGASVEAEVGTVGGEEDGVIGGVKYADLEECKRMVEEAGIDALAAALGSVHGTYAGEPVLGFDEMKAISEATGAPLVLHGGSGIPEHQIKKAIELGHAKINVNTELQQQWTAAVREKLNSDEKVYDPRKVIAPGHDAIVKTTKAIMDMFGSTGKA, from the coding sequence ATGACTCGTTTAGTAAGTATGACAGAAATGTTGAACAAAGCAAAAGAAGGAAAATATGCAGTTGGTCAATTCAACATCAACAACTTAGAATGGACTCAAGCCATTTTAAAAGCTGCAGTTGAAAACAACTCTCCAGTAATCTTAGGGGTATCTGAAGGTGCTGGTAAATATATGGGTGGACCTGTTGCTGTTGCAGGTATGGTTAATGGTTTATTAGAATCAATGGACGTAAAAGTACCGGTTGCATTACACCTTGACCACGGTTCATCAGTAGAATCTTGTAAAGCATATATCGATGCTGGTTTTAGTTCTGTTATGTATGACCACTCACACTTCCCAATTGATGAAAACATTGAATCAACAAAAGAAGTTGTCGCTTATGCTCATGCTGCAGGTGCTTCAGTTGAAGCTGAAGTTGGTACTGTCGGAGGAGAAGAAGACGGCGTTATCGGCGGCGTAAAATATGCGGACTTAGAAGAATGTAAACGTATGGTAGAAGAAGCTGGTATCGATGCATTAGCAGCAGCTTTAGGTTCAGTTCATGGTACATATGCTGGTGAACCAGTATTAGGTTTTGATGAAATGAAAGCTATCTCTGAAGCTACGGGTGCGCCATTAGTATTACACGGTGGTTCAGGTATTCCAGAACATCAAATTAAAAAAGCAATTGAATTGGGTCACGCTAAAATCAATGTAAACACTGAATTACAACAACAATGGACTGCTGCAGTTCGTGAAAAATTAAATTCAGACGAAAAAGTTTACGACCCACGTAAAGTAATCGCACCTGGTCATGATGCAATTGTTAAAACAACAAAAGCAATCATGGATATGTTCGGTTCTACCGGTAAGGCTTAA
- the rpoE gene encoding DNA-directed RNA polymerase subunit delta encodes MELKAFEGQNLEELSLIEVAHEILVQKGDVIEFNELLLMIQDFLKLDESELEQNMVRFYTDLNIDGRFISLGENRWGLRLWYPIDSIDEETITSAEEEAPKRRRKKRKINAFGDDEDMIDYNDDDPEDGESYDEDEDFDEENDMDDIADVVAAEDEDDDDDDEELDVYASDLSNFDDDIDEEAEFENEDEDEEEEEVIDEYEEEDYDEDEYEDD; translated from the coding sequence ATGGAATTAAAGGCATTTGAAGGACAAAACCTAGAAGAGTTATCTTTAATTGAGGTAGCGCACGAAATACTCGTTCAAAAAGGTGATGTTATTGAATTTAATGAATTATTATTAATGATTCAAGATTTTCTAAAATTGGATGAATCAGAATTGGAACAGAATATGGTTCGGTTTTACACCGATTTAAATATTGATGGACGTTTCATTTCATTAGGTGAAAACCGTTGGGGCTTACGTTTATGGTATCCAATTGACTCAATTGATGAAGAAACAATTACATCTGCGGAAGAAGAAGCGCCGAAACGTCGTCGCAAAAAACGTAAAATTAATGCGTTTGGTGATGATGAAGACATGATTGACTACAATGATGATGATCCAGAAGATGGCGAAAGCTATGACGAAGACGAAGATTTCGATGAAGAAAATGATATGGATGACATCGCTGATGTTGTCGCAGCAGAAGATGAAGATGATGACGATGATGATGAAGAATTAGATGTTTACGCAAGTGATTTATCTAATTTTGATGATGATATCGATGAAGAAGCTGAATTTGAAAATGAAGATGAGGACGAAGAGGAAGAAGAAGTAATCGACGAGTACGAAGAAGAAGATTATGATGAGGACGAGTACGAAGACGATTAA
- a CDS encoding DUF1934 family protein, with amino-acid sequence MEKKQTYIEVQQKIRDSDTNQTESFAHQTEAVLYELSTFNKIVYQDAQKQRVEVKWMPSEQQLEIKYGANRIICNPSCSTQFWYTTGQGEMPLVVTTTRLTIRQNRLEAHYQLYSGEEVIGQYEFRLIYRR; translated from the coding sequence ATGGAAAAGAAGCAAACGTATATAGAAGTACAACAAAAAATTCGGGATAGCGACACGAATCAGACAGAGTCTTTTGCGCACCAAACCGAAGCTGTATTGTATGAATTATCTACTTTTAATAAAATTGTTTATCAAGATGCCCAAAAACAAAGGGTGGAAGTGAAATGGATGCCAAGCGAACAACAGTTAGAAATAAAGTACGGCGCGAATCGAATTATTTGTAATCCTAGTTGTTCAACTCAATTTTGGTACACAACTGGACAAGGAGAGATGCCGCTAGTGGTGACAACTACGCGGTTGACAATTCGGCAAAATCGTTTGGAGGCACATTATCAATTGTATTCTGGTGAAGAAGTGATTGGACAATATGAATTTCGATTGATTTATCGCAGATAA
- a CDS encoding HD domain-containing protein, producing the protein MSDFLEKVAAQKLKREKVFRDPVHGYIHIHDAIILKLIDTREFQRLRRIKQLGTSSFTFHGAEHSRFNHSLGVYEITRRIIDKFERQYPSVQANDGLWQPDEYMVSLCAALLHDIGHGPFSHTFEGIFNTDHEQLTQQIITSPETEINQVLRFFGDDFPRKVAAVINKTYPNQQVVQIISSQVDADRMDYLLRDAYYAGVSYGTFDLTRVLRVIRPYNNQITFDYSGMHAVEDYIVSRYQMYMQVYFHGVSRGMEQVLKSLLHRAKICYIENEHQMKQPAGLLKPFLEGNWTLLDYLQLDDHVMSTYFSMWVYEDDTMLSDLAYRFVNRKPFKSLIISEDDLEALSIALQEQMIVHGFDPEYYFGINSSFDLPYDYYRPNQNKQRTQIELLSKTNKLVELSQVSALVNSLAGKFKGDLRLYFPQELIEKIEQISADQLDDNQRMILITYATDYNDRHFYVQERLF; encoded by the coding sequence ATGAGTGATTTTTTAGAAAAAGTAGCCGCGCAAAAGTTAAAGCGTGAAAAAGTATTTCGCGATCCTGTTCACGGCTATATCCATATTCATGATGCCATTATATTAAAACTAATTGACACACGCGAGTTTCAACGCTTACGTCGTATCAAACAACTCGGCACCTCATCCTTTACTTTTCACGGCGCCGAGCATTCACGCTTCAATCATTCACTCGGTGTCTACGAAATCACTCGACGCATCATCGATAAGTTCGAGCGCCAATACCCCTCCGTGCAAGCAAATGACGGTCTCTGGCAACCGGATGAGTACATGGTTAGCTTGTGTGCTGCGCTCCTACATGACATTGGCCATGGTCCATTTTCACATACCTTTGAAGGCATCTTCAATACTGACCACGAGCAATTAACACAACAAATTATTACCTCGCCAGAAACAGAAATTAATCAAGTACTGAGATTTTTTGGGGATGATTTCCCTAGAAAAGTGGCTGCGGTTATTAATAAAACGTATCCGAATCAACAAGTGGTTCAAATAATTAGCAGTCAAGTGGATGCTGACCGTATGGATTACTTGCTGCGTGACGCTTATTATGCTGGTGTTAGCTACGGTACCTTTGACTTAACTCGCGTTTTGCGTGTGATTCGCCCGTACAACAATCAAATTACATTCGACTATTCCGGTATGCATGCGGTAGAAGATTACATTGTCAGTCGCTACCAAATGTACATGCAAGTGTATTTCCATGGTGTTTCTCGTGGCATGGAACAAGTGTTAAAAAGTTTACTCCATCGCGCTAAAATATGTTACATCGAAAATGAACATCAGATGAAACAGCCAGCGGGGTTATTGAAGCCATTTCTAGAAGGCAATTGGACTTTATTGGATTACTTACAATTAGATGACCATGTCATGAGTACCTATTTTTCAATGTGGGTGTACGAAGATGATACCATGTTATCGGATTTAGCATATCGCTTTGTCAACCGCAAACCGTTTAAGTCATTGATTATTAGCGAAGACGACTTGGAAGCTTTATCGATCGCTTTGCAAGAACAAATGATTGTGCATGGATTCGACCCCGAATACTACTTCGGCATCAATAGTAGTTTTGATTTGCCGTATGACTATTATCGCCCGAATCAAAATAAGCAACGGACGCAAATTGAATTATTATCTAAAACGAATAAACTCGTCGAATTATCACAAGTGAGTGCCTTAGTCAATTCACTTGCCGGTAAATTTAAGGGCGATTTACGCTTATACTTTCCACAGGAATTAATTGAAAAGATTGAGCAGATTTCGGCAGACCAACTGGACGATAATCAACGGATGATTTTGATAACATACGCTACTGATTATAATGATCGTCATTTCTATGTACAAGAACGTCTCTTTTAA
- a CDS encoding sugar kinase, with the protein MKVLTFGEMMLRLKTPNNERILQTQSFEASYGGAEANVAISLALLGNDVAYLSKFPNNLLGTAAENTLKKYGVDTTKILKGEGRIGTYYFEKGASVRATNVIYDRKGSVLEQAKAEEFDWSAIFSDVDYFYLSGITPAISKEMQKACLAACVYCNEHDIPIACDLNYRGKMWSTDEAQEMMSTMMQYVTICIAHDEDFEATLGIPAFDGDSSRGIAQKETFKAAMREVQERYPNIKMVASVLRNIYSVEDSQWSALLLNDDTFYETPVYDVHVMEGVAAGDAFGAGLLHGILHHFDNQKLIDFALSASLLKLTITGDLNLVSEEEILAGMNSNAASRLSR; encoded by the coding sequence ATGAAAGTACTAACATTTGGTGAAATGATGCTGCGCTTGAAGACACCTAATAATGAACGTATATTGCAGACACAAAGTTTTGAAGCAAGTTATGGGGGCGCCGAAGCGAATGTCGCTATTTCATTAGCATTATTAGGTAATGATGTTGCCTATCTGTCTAAGTTTCCAAACAATCTGTTGGGAACTGCGGCAGAGAATACATTAAAAAAATACGGTGTGGATACGACTAAAATTTTAAAAGGTGAAGGACGTATTGGAACATATTACTTTGAAAAAGGTGCCAGTGTGCGTGCTACGAATGTTATTTATGACCGAAAAGGGAGTGTATTAGAGCAAGCAAAAGCAGAAGAATTTGATTGGTCAGCTATTTTTTCAGATGTGGATTATTTTTACCTTTCCGGCATTACGCCAGCAATATCGAAAGAGATGCAAAAAGCTTGTTTGGCGGCTTGTGTTTATTGTAATGAACACGACATTCCGATTGCATGCGATTTAAATTATCGAGGTAAAATGTGGTCGACAGACGAAGCTCAAGAGATGATGTCGACAATGATGCAATATGTAACAATTTGTATTGCACATGATGAGGATTTTGAAGCGACGCTGGGTATACCTGCATTTGATGGCGATAGTTCACGTGGTATTGCTCAAAAAGAAACCTTTAAAGCTGCTATGCGTGAGGTGCAAGAACGCTATCCTAATATTAAGATGGTTGCCAGTGTACTAAGAAACATTTATTCAGTTGAAGATAGCCAGTGGAGTGCATTATTGCTGAATGATGATACATTTTATGAAACACCGGTGTACGATGTTCATGTCATGGAAGGGGTTGCAGCAGGTGACGCTTTTGGTGCAGGCTTACTGCATGGTATCTTGCATCATTTTGATAATCAGAAATTAATTGACTTTGCATTGAGTGCGAGTCTCTTAAAACTAACGATTACCGGCGACTTAAATCTTGTAAGTGAGGAAGAAATCCTTGCTGGCATGAACAGTAATGCGGCGTCGAGATTATCTCGTTAA